One Salmo trutta chromosome 24, fSalTru1.1, whole genome shotgun sequence genomic region harbors:
- the coa5 gene encoding cytochrome c oxidase assembly factor 5: protein MPKFYEDKEEDGRACSGIREDFKACLLQNDCVVKEGKMPSQCLKEGHCKALQTSFFECKRSMLDNRSRFRGRKGY from the exons ATGCCTAAATTCTACGAGGACAAAGAAGAGGATGGCAGGGCATGCTCAGGAATCAGGGAGGACTTCAAGGCATGTCTCCTTCAAAACGACTGCGTTGTAAAG GAGGGGAAGATGCCCAGTCAGTGTCTGAAGGAGGGCCACTGTAAAGCACTGCAGACCTCTTTCTTCGAGTGCAAGAGATCCATG TTAGATAACCGGTCCAGATTCAGGGGCAGgaaaggctactga